A part of Variovorax sp. HW608 genomic DNA contains:
- a CDS encoding ATP-binding protein has translation MSWITVIWSMIAAACLTFAGVLLPVWVRDRTAWPYFFFSLMAVATTGFVFCDLWMIHAQTPEEFGTALRWVHVPVWLLLVSLVPFVRVYLNAGRPWLAWGGIGLRTISLLLDFTTGQNLNYKAVTELRRIPFLGESVSVPVGVPNPWMLVGQLGALLVLIYVADASLTAWRRGNRRTALRVGGMLAVMLIAALVQAALLFWGVIEAPVTIKLFYAGFIVLIGYEVSREVLRSSQLVHELRESEQRMNLAADAANLGIWVREFARSDFWASDKWRELFGFAPTEALDQERLLMRLHPDDRDAVRQTLAKAAVDGGEYASEFRLMLPDGRIRWIAAQGRVDLDTGHRPIRMRGVCSDCSARKQAEQELLQLQHDIVHAGRVSVMGQFASALAHEINQPLGAILRNAEAASILLQAPSPDLDEIRAIVADILADDQRAGAVIDRMRALLRRRHIDMQPLDVGELLGDVAALSRPDAAARQVSLALEIADDVPPVLGDRVHLQQVLLNLISNGMDSIDEAGRKVRRIAVTAVPAVRDGARAVEIAVSDNGLGIPAERLEQVFGSFFTTKPTGMGMGLSISRTLVETHGGRLWAENLDGGGARLRFTLPVAMEVAAA, from the coding sequence GTGAGCTGGATCACCGTCATCTGGTCCATGATCGCGGCGGCGTGTCTCACGTTCGCCGGGGTGCTCCTGCCGGTCTGGGTCAGGGATCGCACGGCGTGGCCCTACTTCTTCTTTTCGCTCATGGCCGTGGCGACCACGGGCTTCGTGTTCTGCGACCTGTGGATGATCCATGCGCAGACGCCCGAAGAATTCGGCACTGCACTGAGGTGGGTCCATGTGCCGGTATGGCTCTTGCTCGTGTCGCTCGTCCCCTTCGTGCGCGTGTACCTGAACGCGGGCCGCCCGTGGCTCGCATGGGGGGGGATCGGGCTGCGCACCATCTCGCTGCTGCTCGATTTCACGACGGGACAGAATCTCAACTACAAGGCGGTCACGGAACTTCGACGCATTCCGTTCCTCGGCGAATCCGTCTCGGTGCCGGTGGGCGTGCCGAACCCGTGGATGCTGGTCGGGCAGCTCGGCGCGCTCCTGGTTCTGATCTATGTGGCCGACGCCAGCCTCACCGCCTGGCGTCGCGGCAACAGGCGTACCGCGCTCAGGGTCGGAGGCATGCTTGCCGTGATGCTGATCGCTGCCTTGGTACAGGCCGCGCTCCTGTTCTGGGGCGTCATCGAGGCGCCTGTCACGATCAAGCTGTTCTATGCCGGCTTCATCGTCCTGATCGGGTACGAGGTGAGTCGAGAAGTGCTCCGGTCGTCGCAGCTCGTTCACGAGTTGCGCGAAAGCGAACAGCGAATGAATCTCGCCGCCGATGCCGCGAACCTGGGGATCTGGGTCCGGGAATTCGCTCGCAGCGACTTCTGGGCCAGCGACAAGTGGCGCGAGCTGTTCGGCTTTGCTCCCACGGAAGCGCTGGACCAGGAACGCCTGCTGATGAGACTGCATCCCGATGATCGCGATGCCGTCCGGCAGACGCTGGCGAAGGCGGCAGTGGATGGCGGCGAGTACGCATCGGAATTCCGCCTGATGCTGCCGGACGGCCGGATCCGCTGGATTGCGGCGCAGGGCCGGGTCGACCTCGATACTGGTCACCGGCCGATCCGCATGCGCGGCGTCTGCAGCGATTGCAGCGCGCGCAAACAGGCCGAGCAGGAGCTGCTGCAGCTGCAGCACGACATCGTCCACGCGGGGCGGGTCTCGGTGATGGGCCAGTTCGCCTCGGCCCTGGCGCACGAGATCAACCAGCCGCTCGGTGCGATCCTGCGCAATGCGGAGGCGGCGTCGATCCTGCTGCAGGCGCCCTCGCCGGACCTGGACGAGATCCGCGCGATCGTCGCCGACATCCTCGCCGACGACCAACGTGCCGGTGCGGTCATCGACCGCATGCGCGCGCTGCTCAGGCGCCGCCACATCGACATGCAGCCGCTCGACGTGGGCGAGCTCCTCGGCGACGTTGCGGCGCTCTCGCGTCCCGACGCCGCGGCCAGGCAGGTGAGCCTGGCGCTGGAGATCGCGGACGACGTGCCGCCGGTGCTTGGCGACCGTGTGCATCTTCAGCAGGTCTTGCTCAACCTGATCTCCAATGGCATGGACTCGATCGACGAGGCGGGCAGAAAGGTCCGGCGCATCGCCGTGACCGCCGTGCCCGCCGTGCGCGATGGGGCGCGGGCGGTCGAGATCGCCGTGAGCGACAACGGCCTGGGCATCCCCGCCGAACGACTCGAGCAGGTCTTCGGATCGTTCTTCACCACCAAGCCGACCGGAATGGGCATGGGCCTGTCGATCTCGCGCACCCTCGTGGAGACGCATGGCGGCCGATTGTGGGCCGAGAATCTCGACGGGGGCGGGGCGAGGCTTCGCTTCACGCTGCCGGTTGCGATGGAGGTTGCCGCGGCATGA
- a CDS encoding NAD-glutamate dehydrogenase, translating to MLKKATGAGRTDERLGEVVRMIEDKVGDAAAAQQLGVFVRQYFGQVDPEDLAERQPADLYGAALSHWNFARKREPGKIKVRVFNPNISEHGWQSTHTIVEIVNDDMPFLVDSVTMEVNRHGLTLHLIIHPLIGVKRDAQGQLVEVGAADAPRESFIHVEVDRMADAAQFEALAADLSRVLGDVREAVADWQKMQQRVLDIVAQLETQSLPVPAQELAEDLAFLRWLAAGNFTFLGHRSHDLVSRNGEDTLKAVPDSGLGVLREAVKDPAAAFAALPAQVRAQARLPNLLIITKSTSRSTVHRPGYLDYIGVKRFDAKGQVTGEDRFLGLFTHTAYSASPLDIPLLRKKVADVLARADLPPASHSGKALVNILETYPRDELFQTGGDELLATAMGVLHLEERQRFRLFVRREPYERFVVCMIYAPRENYTTALRQKWQVILEQVFNGAGSEFNVHLSESMLARIQITVRTRPGGIPPYDVRELEQRLVAAARRWEDELKSALVEATGEARGNALLRQYGNAFPAGYRDEFAARMAVHDIELIEQLGDTRPLGMNLYKPLEAAPGMLRFKLVVRGAPLVLSSSLPMMEHLGMRVLDEHPHRIAAHDGAVMWVHDFGLASAVGEADPDVDALRPVFEEAFGAVYMGGVENDDFNRLVLAARLPAYDIVVLRAYAKYMKQIGFALSQAFIEATLVSNAAIARELVALFRLRFDPAPESADPAAVLAKVAEIEAALEQVSNLSEDRVLRRYLDLVLATTRTNFWRRDAAGERRRFLSFKFDSSKVPELPAPKPMFEIFVYSTRFEGVHLRGGRVARGGLRWSDRPEDFRTEVLGLVKAQMVKNTVIVPVGSKGGFVLKRAPSPADRDAFMKEGVACYQDYLRGLLDITDNRAGGAIVPPVDVRRHDEDDPYLVVAADKGTATFSDYANGISAEYGFWLGDAFASGGSVGYDHKVMGITARGAWESVKRHFRELGIDTQSQDFTVAGIGDMSGDVFGNGMLLSRHIRLVAAFDHRHIFLDPSPDAEKSFVERERMFRLPRSSWADYETSLISEGGGIHPRAAKSIALTPEVKTALGIGAGVDALTPTELVNAILKAPVQLIYNGGIGTYVKASHESHAQVGDRANDALRVDGRELRCKVFAEGGNLGCTQLGRIEFARAGGRINTDAIDNSAGVDTSDHEVNIKILLGLPVAEGELTEKQRNTLLPEMTDEVAELVLRDNVFQTQILSVTNRVAPQLLDAQARFMQFLEKSQRLNRAIEFLPTDEAIAERRAAGQGLATPEAAVLLAYSKIWLYDELLGSPLPDDPWVATALERYFPTLLRQRFAGWMPRHPLRREIIATHVTNSTINRVGSTLVHRLVETTGARPFEVVRAYLLSREIFGMVPLWAAANALDNKVEDAVQSRLLIDVSRQIERATKWFLRSPRLAEDMQSTIDRFRPNVEALSARLPKLLDADERGRNEAAVAQYLAGGVPRELAERVVAFDSLNAALDIAELAGSARWPVELAAAIYFDLANRLGLPWLRDRIAALAGDAHWQMLAKGAMLDDLSGLQRSITASVLAGHREEEGESPDTVVDAWQATNGRTLERAAQLMTELRAVAAPDAAMLSVALRELRALA from the coding sequence ATGTTGAAGAAGGCAACAGGGGCCGGGCGCACGGACGAGCGTCTGGGCGAAGTGGTTCGGATGATCGAGGACAAGGTGGGCGATGCCGCCGCTGCGCAGCAGCTGGGCGTCTTCGTGCGGCAGTACTTCGGGCAGGTCGACCCGGAGGACCTGGCCGAACGCCAGCCGGCCGACCTGTACGGCGCAGCGCTGTCGCACTGGAATTTCGCGCGCAAGCGGGAGCCGGGCAAGATCAAGGTGCGCGTGTTCAATCCGAACATCTCGGAGCACGGCTGGCAGTCGACCCACACGATCGTCGAAATCGTCAATGACGACATGCCCTTCCTGGTCGACTCGGTGACCATGGAGGTCAACCGCCATGGCCTGACGCTGCACCTGATCATCCACCCGCTCATCGGCGTGAAGCGCGACGCGCAGGGGCAGCTCGTGGAGGTCGGTGCTGCCGATGCGCCGCGCGAATCCTTCATCCACGTGGAAGTCGACCGCATGGCCGATGCCGCGCAGTTCGAGGCGCTGGCCGCGGACCTGTCGCGCGTGCTGGGCGACGTTCGCGAGGCCGTTGCCGACTGGCAGAAGATGCAGCAGCGCGTGCTGGACATCGTCGCGCAGCTCGAGACGCAGTCCCTGCCCGTTCCGGCCCAGGAGCTCGCCGAGGACCTTGCCTTCCTGCGCTGGCTGGCCGCCGGGAACTTCACCTTCCTCGGCCATCGCAGCCACGACCTCGTGAGCCGGAACGGCGAGGACACGCTCAAGGCGGTACCGGACTCGGGTCTGGGCGTCCTGCGCGAGGCGGTCAAGGATCCGGCCGCCGCGTTCGCGGCGCTGCCGGCGCAGGTGCGCGCGCAGGCACGGCTGCCCAATCTGCTGATCATCACGAAGTCGACCTCGCGCTCGACCGTGCATCGGCCAGGCTACCTCGACTACATCGGCGTGAAGCGCTTCGATGCCAAGGGCCAGGTCACGGGCGAGGACCGCTTCCTCGGCCTTTTCACGCACACCGCCTACAGCGCGAGTCCGCTGGACATCCCGCTGCTGCGCAAGAAGGTCGCCGACGTGCTCGCGCGCGCGGACCTGCCGCCCGCGAGCCACTCGGGCAAGGCGCTCGTGAACATCCTGGAGACCTATCCGCGCGATGAGCTCTTCCAGACCGGTGGCGACGAACTGCTGGCCACCGCGATGGGCGTGCTGCACCTCGAGGAGCGGCAGCGCTTTCGCCTCTTCGTGCGGCGCGAGCCCTACGAGCGCTTCGTCGTGTGCATGATCTATGCACCGCGCGAGAACTACACCACGGCCCTGCGGCAGAAGTGGCAGGTCATCCTGGAGCAGGTCTTCAATGGCGCGGGCTCCGAGTTCAACGTGCACCTGTCCGAATCGATGCTCGCGCGCATCCAGATCACGGTGCGCACCCGCCCCGGGGGCATTCCGCCCTACGACGTGCGCGAGCTCGAGCAGCGCCTGGTGGCCGCCGCGCGCCGCTGGGAGGACGAACTGAAGTCGGCCCTTGTCGAGGCGACCGGCGAGGCGCGCGGCAATGCGCTGCTGCGTCAGTACGGCAATGCCTTCCCGGCCGGCTACCGCGACGAGTTCGCGGCGCGCATGGCGGTGCACGACATCGAGCTCATCGAGCAACTCGGCGACACGCGGCCGCTCGGCATGAACCTGTACAAGCCGCTCGAAGCCGCGCCCGGCATGCTGCGCTTCAAGCTGGTCGTGCGCGGCGCGCCGCTGGTGCTGTCGAGCAGCCTGCCGATGATGGAGCATCTGGGCATGCGGGTGCTGGACGAGCATCCGCACCGCATCGCGGCGCACGACGGCGCCGTCATGTGGGTGCACGACTTCGGCCTCGCCAGTGCCGTGGGCGAGGCCGACCCCGACGTCGACGCGCTGCGCCCGGTGTTCGAGGAAGCCTTCGGCGCCGTCTACATGGGCGGCGTCGAGAACGACGACTTCAACCGCCTGGTGCTGGCGGCGCGCCTGCCGGCGTATGACATCGTGGTGCTGCGCGCCTATGCGAAGTACATGAAGCAGATCGGCTTCGCGCTGTCGCAGGCTTTCATCGAGGCCACGCTGGTGAGCAATGCCGCCATCGCGCGCGAGCTCGTGGCGCTGTTCCGCCTCAGATTCGATCCCGCGCCGGAGTCGGCCGACCCGGCGGCCGTGCTCGCCAAGGTGGCCGAGATCGAGGCCGCGCTGGAGCAGGTGTCCAACCTGTCGGAAGACCGCGTGCTGCGCCGCTACCTGGACCTGGTCCTGGCCACCACGCGCACCAACTTCTGGCGCCGCGATGCGGCCGGCGAGCGGCGCCGGTTCCTGTCCTTCAAGTTCGATTCGAGCAAGGTGCCGGAGCTGCCCGCACCCAAGCCGATGTTCGAGATCTTCGTCTATTCCACCCGCTTCGAGGGCGTGCACCTGCGCGGAGGGCGCGTGGCGCGCGGCGGCCTTCGCTGGTCCGACCGGCCGGAGGACTTCCGCACCGAGGTGCTGGGCCTGGTGAAGGCGCAGATGGTGAAGAACACCGTGATCGTGCCGGTGGGCTCCAAGGGCGGCTTCGTGCTCAAGCGCGCGCCGTCGCCGGCCGACCGCGATGCCTTCATGAAGGAAGGCGTGGCCTGCTACCAGGACTACCTGCGCGGCCTGCTCGACATCACCGACAACCGGGCGGGCGGCGCGATCGTGCCGCCGGTGGACGTGCGGCGCCACGACGAGGACGACCCTTACCTCGTGGTCGCGGCCGACAAGGGCACGGCCACCTTCAGCGACTATGCGAACGGCATCAGCGCCGAATACGGCTTCTGGCTCGGCGATGCCTTCGCCTCCGGCGGCTCTGTGGGCTACGACCACAAGGTCATGGGCATCACGGCGCGCGGCGCCTGGGAGTCGGTCAAGCGGCATTTCCGCGAGCTGGGCATCGACACGCAGAGCCAGGACTTCACCGTGGCCGGCATCGGCGACATGTCGGGCGACGTGTTCGGCAACGGCATGCTGCTGTCGCGCCACATCCGGCTCGTGGCCGCCTTCGACCACCGCCACATCTTCCTCGACCCGTCGCCCGATGCCGAGAAGTCCTTCGTCGAGCGCGAACGCATGTTCAGGCTGCCGCGCTCCTCGTGGGCCGATTACGAAACGAGCCTGATCTCCGAAGGCGGCGGCATCCATCCGCGCGCGGCCAAGTCGATCGCGCTGACGCCCGAGGTGAAGACCGCTTTAGGGATCGGCGCCGGAGTGGATGCGCTGACGCCGACCGAGCTCGTCAACGCGATCCTCAAGGCGCCGGTGCAGCTCATCTACAACGGCGGCATCGGCACCTATGTGAAGGCCAGCCACGAGAGCCATGCGCAGGTGGGCGATCGCGCCAACGATGCCTTGCGCGTCGACGGCCGCGAGCTGCGATGCAAGGTCTTCGCCGAGGGCGGCAACCTCGGCTGCACCCAGCTCGGACGCATCGAGTTCGCGCGCGCCGGCGGGCGGATCAACACCGACGCCATCGACAACTCGGCCGGCGTGGACACCTCCGACCATGAGGTCAACATCAAGATCCTGCTGGGACTGCCGGTGGCCGAAGGCGAGCTCACCGAGAAGCAGCGCAACACGCTGCTGCCCGAGATGACGGACGAAGTGGCCGAACTCGTGCTGCGCGACAACGTCTTCCAGACGCAGATCCTGTCGGTCACCAACCGCGTTGCGCCGCAGCTGCTCGATGCGCAGGCGCGCTTCATGCAGTTCCTCGAGAAATCGCAACGCCTGAACCGCGCCATCGAGTTCCTGCCGACCGACGAGGCCATCGCCGAGCGCCGCGCGGCCGGCCAGGGCCTCGCGACGCCGGAAGCCGCGGTGCTGCTGGCCTACAGCAAGATCTGGCTCTACGACGAGCTGCTCGGATCGCCGCTGCCGGACGACCCGTGGGTGGCCACTGCGCTGGAGCGCTACTTCCCGACCTTGCTGCGCCAGCGCTTCGCGGGCTGGATGCCCCGGCATCCGCTGCGGCGGGAGATCATCGCGACCCATGTGACGAACAGCACCATCAATCGGGTGGGCAGCACCCTGGTCCACCGGCTCGTGGAGACCACGGGCGCGCGGCCCTTCGAAGTGGTGCGCGCCTATCTGCTCAGCCGCGAGATCTTCGGCATGGTGCCGCTGTGGGCGGCGGCCAATGCGCTGGACAACAAGGTCGAAGACGCGGTCCAGAGCCGGCTGCTGATCGATGTCAGCCGCCAGATCGAACGCGCCACCAAGTGGTTCCTGCGATCGCCGCGACTGGCCGAGGACATGCAGTCCACCATCGACCGCTTCAGGCCCAACGTCGAGGCCTTGTCGGCGCGTCTGCCGAAGTTGCTCGATGCCGACGAGCGCGGCCGCAACGAGGCGGCGGTCGCCCAGTACCTCGCGGGCGGCGTACCGCGCGAACTGGCCGAGCGGGTGGTGGCCTTCGATTCGCTCAATGCCGCGCTCGACATCGCGGAGCTGGCCGGCAGCGCGCGCTGGCCGGTGGAACTCGCGGCCGCCATCTACTTCGACCTGGCCAACCGCCTGGGCCTGCCCTGGCTGCGCGACCGCATCGCGGCGCTGGCGGGCGATGCGCATTGGCAGATGCTGGCCAAGGGTGCGATGCTGGACGACCTGTCGGGGCTGCAGCGCTCGATCACGGCCTCGGTGCTGGCGGGCCACCGCGAAGAGGAGGGCGAATCGCCCGACACCGTGGTGGACGCGTGGCAGGCGACCAATGGCCGCACGCTGGAGCGCGCCGCCCAGCTCATGACCGAACTGCGTGCGGTGGCGGCACCGGACGCCGCCATGCTGTCGGTGGCCTTGCGAGAGTTGCGGGCGCTGGCGTAG
- a CDS encoding response regulator transcription factor, which translates to MNVTLPTVHLVDDDVSFLTATSRLLRASGFAVKTFLCASDFLAQNTADAPGCVVADLQMPGLNGLDLQSALVRTSNPMPLLFLTGQGDIASTVRAMRGGAEDFLEKRAPMEQLLDAVRRALARDAQEREARAQRRALRERFDALSAREREVLSHVLRGRLNKQMASDLGITERTVKLHRTAIMAKLGVRSVAALAQLTQEAGVQTANPLTFP; encoded by the coding sequence ATGAACGTGACCCTACCCACGGTCCACCTTGTCGACGACGATGTGTCGTTCCTCACGGCCACGTCGCGACTGCTGCGGGCCAGCGGCTTCGCGGTGAAGACCTTCCTGTGTGCGAGCGATTTTCTCGCGCAGAACACCGCCGACGCGCCGGGCTGCGTGGTGGCCGATCTGCAGATGCCCGGTTTGAACGGACTCGATCTGCAATCGGCGCTCGTCCGGACGTCCAATCCGATGCCGCTGCTCTTTCTGACCGGCCAGGGCGATATCGCCTCGACCGTGCGGGCGATGCGCGGCGGCGCGGAGGATTTCCTCGAAAAGCGCGCACCCATGGAGCAACTGCTCGACGCGGTGCGGCGCGCCCTGGCGCGCGACGCGCAGGAACGCGAGGCGAGGGCCCAGCGGCGTGCGCTGCGCGAGCGCTTCGATGCGCTCTCGGCGCGCGAGCGCGAAGTGCTCTCCCATGTCCTGCGGGGGCGGCTCAACAAGCAGATGGCCAGCGACCTCGGCATCACGGAGCGCACCGTGAAGTTGCACCGCACGGCCATCATGGCCAAGCTGGGAGTGCGATCCGTCGCGGCACTTGCGCAACTCACCCAGGAGGCAGGCGTTCAGACCGCCAACCCGCTCACCTTCCCTTAG
- a CDS encoding FHA domain-containing protein, with product MPKLILMEHPGKTKQVSLKAHETKIGRASINDLVIDVSQVSRVHASITVGPAFVTLKDLGSRNGTFLNGVKVGSEQVLANGDSIRIGECEMRFLAVDQEYSQIDALRLLTVPGLLIDIDGPATPLGGQKR from the coding sequence ATGCCGAAACTAATCCTGATGGAGCACCCCGGCAAGACCAAGCAGGTCTCGCTGAAGGCACACGAAACGAAGATCGGGCGCGCCTCGATCAACGACCTCGTCATCGACGTGAGCCAGGTGAGCCGCGTGCATGCGTCCATCACGGTCGGGCCGGCGTTCGTGACCCTGAAGGATCTCGGCAGCCGCAACGGCACGTTCCTGAACGGCGTCAAGGTCGGATCCGAGCAGGTTCTGGCGAACGGCGACAGCATCAGGATCGGCGAGTGCGAGATGCGCTTTCTTGCCGTCGACCAGGAATACAGCCAGATAGACGCGTTGCGCCTCCTGACGGTCCCGGGTCTGTTGATCGACATCGATGGACCGGCGACCCCCCTGGGTGGCCAGAAGCGCTGA
- a CDS encoding response regulator transcription factor, with product MSTNTPIHVAVIDDDESLCRSLGRLLRATGIQPITYASAEAFLADTKQPRFDCLVLDVQLGGMSGIALAQRLVAQGGHSPFIFITAHDDPETRASAHATGCAAYFRKSDSGAQVLDAIRRLTAT from the coding sequence ATGAGCACCAACACCCCCATCCATGTCGCCGTCATCGACGACGATGAAAGCCTTTGCCGATCGCTTGGACGGCTGCTGCGCGCGACCGGCATACAGCCGATCACCTATGCGTCGGCAGAGGCGTTCCTCGCGGATACGAAGCAGCCCCGGTTCGATTGCCTGGTGCTCGATGTACAGCTCGGCGGCATGTCCGGCATCGCACTCGCCCAGCGCCTGGTCGCGCAAGGCGGGCACTCTCCATTCATCTTCATCACCGCGCACGACGATCCCGAGACGCGCGCCAGCGCGCATGCCACGGGCTGCGCGGCCTACTTTCGCAAGAGCGATTCCGGCGCTCAGGTTCTCGATGCCATTCGCCGCCTGACGGCGACCTGA
- the tkt gene encoding transketolase — protein sequence MTATTLDQLCIDTLRFLAVDMVQQANSGHPGLPLGAAPMAYVLWTRYMKHNPSNPQWPDRDRFVLSAGHGSALLYALLHVTGYELSIDDIKRFRQWGSKAPGHPERGHTAGVEVTTGPLGQGFANAVGMAIAEAQLAARYNQGGHRIVDHRTWAIASDGDLMEGVASEAASLAGHLKLGKLVCLYDDNSVTLSAGTDMTFTEDRAGRFEAYGWQVLSVDDGNELQAIDAALATACADATRPSLILVRTHLGFGSPEQDSFKAHGSPLGVADVKKTKETLGWPVEPPFLVPAPALARFREALGAGAAAEADWNARMAAYGQALPELALELQRRLQGELPGGWDADVPVFAADAKGMATRVAGGKVLNALAPKLPALMGGSADLDPSTHTAMKGQGDFNPPLAPNKDSEGSGGGGWSHAGRNIHFGVREHAMGAIVNGLAAHGGFIGYGSTFLIFSDYMRPPIRLAALMGLHVVHVFTHDSLALGEDGPTHQPVEQLASLRAIPRLTLLRPADANETAIAWKIAVEARDRPVLLALTRQDVATLDRGRYAGAEGVRRGAYVLCDAGPALPSLILMASGSEVGLILAAADRLGAEGVAVRCVSMPSWDLFEMQPQGYRDEVLPPQVTARLAVELGVRQGWDRYVGLRGDMLGVDRYGASAPAGVLLEKYGFTVDRVVARAKALLAA from the coding sequence ATGACAGCGACGACGCTGGATCAGCTATGCATCGACACGCTGCGCTTCCTCGCGGTCGACATGGTGCAGCAGGCCAACAGCGGCCACCCCGGGCTGCCGCTCGGCGCCGCGCCGATGGCCTACGTGTTGTGGACGCGTTACATGAAGCACAACCCCTCGAACCCGCAGTGGCCCGACCGCGACCGCTTCGTGCTCTCGGCCGGGCATGGCTCGGCGCTGCTTTATGCCCTGCTGCACGTGACCGGCTACGAGCTGTCGATCGACGACATCAAGCGCTTTCGGCAGTGGGGCAGCAAGGCGCCGGGGCACCCGGAGCGCGGCCACACGGCGGGCGTCGAAGTCACCACCGGCCCGCTCGGCCAGGGCTTCGCCAACGCGGTCGGCATGGCCATCGCCGAGGCGCAGCTGGCAGCACGTTACAACCAGGGCGGCCACCGGATCGTCGACCACCGCACCTGGGCGATCGCCAGCGACGGCGACCTGATGGAAGGCGTCGCTTCCGAGGCGGCGTCGCTGGCGGGCCACCTGAAGCTCGGCAAGCTGGTCTGCCTCTACGACGACAACTCGGTCACGCTTTCTGCCGGCACCGACATGACCTTCACCGAGGATCGCGCCGGGCGCTTCGAGGCCTACGGCTGGCAGGTGCTGAGCGTCGATGACGGCAACGAGCTGCAGGCGATCGACGCGGCGCTCGCCACGGCCTGCGCCGACGCGACGAGGCCGTCGCTGATCCTCGTTCGCACCCACCTCGGCTTCGGCTCGCCCGAGCAGGACAGCTTCAAGGCGCACGGTTCGCCGCTCGGCGTCGCCGACGTCAAGAAGACCAAGGAGACGCTCGGCTGGCCGGTCGAGCCGCCGTTTCTGGTGCCCGCGCCCGCGCTGGCCCGGTTCCGCGAAGCGCTGGGGGCCGGCGCGGCTGCGGAGGCCGACTGGAACGCGCGCATGGCGGCGTATGGGCAGGCGCTTCCCGAGCTGGCGCTCGAACTGCAGCGGCGCCTGCAGGGCGAGTTGCCGGGCGGCTGGGACGCCGACGTCCCGGTGTTCGCCGCCGATGCCAAGGGCATGGCGACCCGCGTGGCCGGCGGCAAGGTGCTCAACGCCCTGGCGCCGAAGCTGCCGGCGCTCATGGGCGGCTCGGCCGACCTCGATCCGTCGACGCACACCGCGATGAAGGGGCAGGGCGACTTCAACCCGCCGCTGGCCCCGAACAAGGACAGCGAGGGCTCCGGCGGCGGCGGCTGGAGTCATGCGGGCCGCAACATCCACTTCGGTGTTCGCGAGCACGCGATGGGCGCGATCGTCAACGGTCTGGCGGCGCACGGCGGCTTCATCGGCTACGGCTCGACCTTCCTGATCTTTTCCGACTACATGCGGCCGCCGATCCGCCTGGCCGCACTCATGGGCCTGCACGTCGTCCACGTCTTCACGCACGACAGCCTGGCCTTGGGCGAGGACGGACCGACGCACCAGCCGGTCGAGCAACTCGCCAGCCTGCGCGCGATCCCTCGCCTGACGCTGCTGCGCCCGGCCGATGCCAACGAGACCGCGATCGCGTGGAAGATCGCGGTCGAGGCGCGCGACCGGCCGGTGCTGCTGGCGCTGACGCGGCAGGACGTCGCCACGCTCGACCGTGGCCGGTACGCGGGCGCCGAAGGCGTGCGGCGAGGCGCCTACGTCCTCTGCGACGCCGGCCCGGCGCTGCCATCGCTGATCCTGATGGCCAGCGGCTCCGAGGTCGGCCTCATCCTCGCTGCCGCCGACCGCCTCGGCGCCGAAGGCGTGGCGGTGCGCTGCGTGTCGATGCCGAGCTGGGATCTGTTCGAAATGCAGCCCCAGGGCTATCGCGACGAGGTGCTCCCGCCGCAGGTCACGGCCCGCCTCGCAGTGGAACTCGGCGTGCGCCAAGGCTGGGATCGCTATGTCGGCCTGCGCGGCGACATGCTCGGTGTCGACCGATACGGTGCGTCGGCGCCGGCGGGGGTGCTGCTCGAGAAGTACGGCTTCACGGTCGACAGGGTCGTCGCGCGAGCCAAGGCGCTTCTCGCAGCCTGA